The proteins below are encoded in one region of Streptomyces cyanogenus:
- a CDS encoding ANTAR domain-containing protein, whose translation MGESEPDRLAALQAEVHQLKEAMASHAVVDQAIGMMVALGRIAPDQGWQVLKEVSQHTNIKLRNIAELILIWGRRGDIPPDIRAALEDALDRYGPTQVPGSEE comes from the coding sequence ATGGGAGAGAGCGAGCCGGACCGGCTGGCGGCGCTGCAGGCAGAGGTCCATCAGCTGAAGGAGGCCATGGCCTCGCACGCGGTCGTGGACCAGGCGATCGGGATGATGGTGGCCCTCGGCCGGATCGCCCCGGACCAGGGATGGCAGGTGCTGAAGGAGGTCTCCCAGCACACCAACATCAAGCTGCGCAACATCGCGGAGCTGATCCTGATCTGGGGGCGGCGCGGCGACATCCCGCCCGACATCCGCGCCGCGCTGGAGGACGCGCTGGACCGGTACGGTCCCACCCAGGTGCCGGGCTCCGAGGAGTAG
- a CDS encoding VOC family protein, protein MTHDTPADAGPRRKEVVSTHSVFGAPCWVSLTSRDLQATQDFYSAVLGWRWRGAKLGEHFRIALANGVPVAGIAAVASMWQMAVAWTPYFAVPDADVAVSRVRERGGTAAVGPLSFPPGRAALLADRDGATFGIWQGELVTNWEAWRQAAPTFVRLHTRDAFDAAIFYGEILDWATGLPGCCEVEYEGGEVVLRSRGDIVARIDSGAVEAAPDPSVRPHWQIHFSVADVAGCARTAEKHGGSVLREDETEAILRDADGAQFTVTSRGPR, encoded by the coding sequence ATGACACACGACACCCCCGCCGACGCCGGACCGCGCAGAAAAGAAGTCGTCTCCACCCACTCCGTCTTCGGCGCGCCGTGCTGGGTGAGTCTGACCAGCCGCGATCTCCAGGCCACCCAGGACTTCTACTCCGCCGTCCTGGGCTGGCGCTGGCGCGGCGCCAAGCTCGGCGAGCACTTCCGCATCGCCCTGGCCAACGGGGTCCCGGTGGCCGGGATCGCCGCCGTCGCCTCCATGTGGCAGATGGCGGTGGCCTGGACGCCCTACTTCGCCGTACCCGACGCGGACGTGGCCGTGTCCCGCGTCCGGGAGCGGGGCGGTACGGCGGCGGTCGGGCCGCTGTCCTTCCCGCCGGGCCGGGCGGCCCTGCTCGCCGACCGGGACGGGGCCACCTTCGGGATCTGGCAGGGCGAGCTGGTCACCAACTGGGAGGCGTGGCGGCAGGCGGCCCCGACCTTCGTCCGGCTGCACACCCGGGACGCCTTCGACGCCGCGATCTTCTACGGCGAGATCCTGGACTGGGCGACCGGGCTGCCGGGCTGCTGCGAGGTCGAGTACGAGGGCGGCGAGGTGGTGCTGCGCAGCCGCGGTGACATCGTGGCGCGCATCGACTCGGGCGCGGTGGAGGCGGCTCCCGATCCCTCGGTGCGGCCGCACTGGCAGATCCACTTCTCGGTGGCCGACGTGGCCGGCTGCGCCCGGACGGCGGAGAAGCACGGCGGGAGCGTGCTGCGCGAGGACGAGACCGAGGCGATCCTCCGGGACGCCGACGGCGCCCAGTTCACGGTGACGTCACGGGGCCCCCGCTGA
- the glgX gene encoding glycogen debranching protein GlgX → MTARKSRKGVPVWSGHPYPLGAVFDGQGTNFALFSEVAERVELILADDAGTLTPVRLHEVDGFVWHAYLPGIGPGQRYGYRVHGPWQPALGHRCNPAKLLLDPYARAVDGQIDNHASLYERAPDGPAPADSAGHSMLGVVTDPFFDWGDDRPPRTSYTDSVIYEAHVRGLTMTHPDVPERLRGTYAGLAHPAVIEHLTSLGVTAVELMPVHQFVQDGVLQDRGLSNYWGYNTIGFFAPHNAYAAFGTRGQQVNEFKAMVKALHAAGLEVILDVVYNHTAEGNELGPTLSFRGIDNASYYRLVDGDWAHYYDTTGTGNSLLMRHPYVLQLIMDSLRYWVTEMHVDGFRFDLAATLARQFHEVDRLSAFFDLIQQDPVISRVKLIAEPWDVGEGGYQVGNFPPLWSEWNGKYRDAVRDFWRGEPGSLGEFASRLTGSSDIYQHSRRRPRASVNFVTAHDGFTLRDLVSYNDKHNEANGEDNRDGESHNRSWNCGAEGETDDPAVLELRARQQRNLLATLLLSQGIPMLCHGDELGRTQRGNNNAYCQDNEISWVDWDLTDGQRSLAEFTRHLIALRAAHPVLRRRRFFRGETVTNAKQPLPDLMWLRPDAREMTDRDWQRGDAHSVGVFLNGDAIAERDPYGRRMVDDSFLLLVNGYWEPVVFRLPDGSFGERWTTLIDTADPDGIPDEREHKAGTRLRTEARSLVLLSRPSRAGG, encoded by the coding sequence GTGACCGCCCGCAAGTCCCGCAAAGGGGTGCCCGTGTGGAGCGGGCACCCCTACCCGTTGGGTGCCGTGTTCGACGGGCAGGGCACCAACTTCGCCTTGTTCAGCGAGGTCGCCGAGCGCGTCGAGCTGATCCTGGCCGACGACGCCGGCACCCTGACCCCCGTCCGGCTGCACGAGGTCGACGGTTTCGTGTGGCACGCCTACCTGCCCGGCATCGGGCCCGGCCAGCGCTACGGCTACCGGGTGCACGGACCCTGGCAGCCGGCGCTCGGTCACCGCTGCAACCCGGCCAAGCTGCTGCTCGACCCCTACGCCCGGGCGGTGGACGGGCAGATCGACAATCACGCCTCCCTGTACGAGCGCGCCCCGGACGGGCCGGCCCCGGCGGACAGCGCCGGGCACTCCATGCTTGGCGTGGTCACCGATCCCTTCTTCGACTGGGGCGACGACCGCCCGCCGCGGACGTCGTACACGGACTCGGTCATCTACGAGGCCCATGTGCGCGGCCTGACCATGACCCACCCGGACGTCCCGGAGCGGCTGCGCGGCACCTACGCGGGCCTCGCGCACCCCGCCGTGATCGAGCACCTCACCTCGCTCGGCGTGACCGCCGTCGAGCTGATGCCGGTGCACCAGTTCGTCCAGGACGGCGTCCTCCAGGACCGCGGCCTGTCCAACTACTGGGGCTACAACACCATCGGCTTCTTCGCCCCGCACAACGCCTACGCCGCCTTCGGCACCCGCGGCCAGCAGGTCAACGAGTTCAAGGCCATGGTGAAGGCGCTGCACGCGGCCGGCCTCGAAGTGATCCTCGACGTCGTCTACAACCACACCGCCGAGGGCAACGAGCTGGGCCCCACCCTGTCCTTCCGGGGCATCGACAACGCCTCCTACTACCGCCTGGTCGACGGCGACTGGGCGCATTACTACGACACCACGGGCACCGGCAACTCCCTGCTGATGCGGCACCCTTACGTGCTCCAGCTGATCATGGACTCGCTGCGGTACTGGGTGACCGAGATGCACGTCGACGGCTTCCGCTTCGACCTCGCGGCCACCCTGGCCCGGCAGTTCCACGAGGTGGACCGGCTCTCGGCGTTCTTCGACCTGATCCAGCAGGACCCGGTGATCAGCCGGGTCAAGCTGATCGCCGAACCCTGGGACGTGGGGGAGGGCGGCTACCAGGTGGGCAACTTCCCGCCGCTGTGGTCGGAGTGGAACGGCAAGTACCGGGACGCCGTACGGGACTTCTGGCGGGGCGAGCCCGGCTCGCTCGGCGAGTTCGCCTCCCGGCTCACCGGCTCCTCCGACATCTACCAGCACAGCCGGCGCCGGCCCCGCGCGAGCGTCAACTTCGTCACCGCGCACGACGGGTTCACGCTGCGCGACCTCGTGTCGTACAACGACAAGCACAACGAGGCCAACGGCGAGGACAACCGGGACGGCGAGAGCCACAACCGGTCCTGGAACTGCGGGGCCGAGGGCGAGACCGACGACCCGGCCGTCCTCGAACTCCGCGCCCGCCAGCAGCGCAACCTGCTGGCCACGCTGCTGCTCTCGCAGGGCATCCCGATGCTGTGCCACGGCGACGAACTCGGCCGGACCCAGCGCGGCAACAACAACGCCTACTGCCAGGACAACGAGATCTCCTGGGTGGACTGGGACCTCACCGACGGGCAGCGCAGCCTCGCCGAGTTCACCCGGCACCTGATCGCGTTGCGCGCCGCGCACCCGGTGCTGCGCCGGAGGCGCTTCTTCCGCGGCGAGACCGTGACCAACGCCAAGCAGCCGCTGCCCGACCTGATGTGGCTCAGGCCCGACGCCCGCGAGATGACCGACCGGGACTGGCAGCGCGGCGACGCGCACTCGGTCGGTGTGTTCCTCAACGGCGACGCCATCGCCGAACGCGACCCCTACGGACGCCGCATGGTCGACGACTCCTTCCTGCTGCTCGTCAACGGCTACTGGGAGCCGGTCGTCTTCCGCCTGCCCGACGGCTCCTTCGGCGAACGCTGGACCACCCTGATCGACACCGCCGACCCCGACGGCATCCCCGACGAACGCGAACACAAGGCGGGGACCAGGCTCCGCACGGAGGCGCGGAGCCTGGTCCTGTTGTCACGTCCGTCGCGCGCCGGCGGCTGA
- a CDS encoding pep a2, whose protein sequence is MKTAVPCYYHLDVEVSPERVGQVSRILAAHLRYWDLENLVDPVCRGAELLLRAIDEHATDKHTSIEMWWNGQHLITAFGDDDPDLRPDTDLRSCLVDIAAMSDGWGCCASDTGSKIIWFSQRARAGQRVPLVPIAPDPALREGLRVPREEAVAVLAAPAPAAEALEGRR, encoded by the coding sequence ATGAAGACCGCAGTGCCCTGCTACTACCACCTCGACGTGGAAGTCAGCCCGGAACGGGTGGGACAGGTCAGCCGCATCCTGGCCGCCCATCTCCGCTACTGGGACCTCGAGAACCTCGTGGACCCCGTCTGCCGCGGCGCCGAACTGCTGCTGCGGGCGATCGACGAGCACGCGACGGACAAGCACACCTCCATCGAGATGTGGTGGAACGGCCAGCACCTCATCACCGCCTTCGGCGACGACGACCCGGATCTGCGCCCCGACACGGACCTGCGGTCCTGTCTGGTGGACATCGCCGCCATGAGCGACGGATGGGGCTGCTGCGCCTCGGACACCGGCAGCAAGATCATCTGGTTCTCGCAGCGTGCCCGTGCCGGCCAGCGCGTCCCGCTGGTACCCATCGCCCCCGACCCCGCCCTGCGGGAGGGACTCAGGGTGCCGCGCGAGGAGGCCGTGGCCGTACTGGCCGCGCCGGCGCCCGCCGCCGAAGCCCTGGAGGGCCGCCGGTGA
- a CDS encoding DUF5133 domain-containing protein — MLLPAKAEVARQLRRYRAWERVMLASPYDRTVRATFEDSGYTLCVLMGKRCAREAADAAERYLRTNLVTYLREQDGRPQPRRAARRAPPPERRSTAPSP; from the coding sequence ATGCTGCTACCCGCCAAGGCCGAAGTGGCCCGGCAGTTGCGGCGTTACCGGGCGTGGGAGCGCGTCATGCTCGCCTCGCCCTACGACCGCACGGTCCGGGCCACCTTCGAGGACTCGGGTTACACGCTGTGCGTGCTGATGGGCAAACGCTGCGCCCGCGAGGCCGCGGACGCCGCCGAGCGCTATCTCCGCACGAACCTGGTCACCTACCTGCGCGAGCAGGACGGACGGCCGCAGCCGCGTCGGGCGGCCAGAAGAGCGCCGCCACCGGAGCGGCGTTCCACGGCGCCAAGCCCCTGA
- a CDS encoding alpha-1,4-glucan--maltose-1-phosphate maltosyltransferase: MRRTPAIGRVPVRDVRPAVECGRRPAKAVAGETFEVTATVFREGHDAVGANVVLRDPKGRRGPWTPMRELSPGSDRWGAEVTPDSTGRWTFRVEAWSHPLATWRHTASVKVPAGIDTGLVLEEGAELYERAAAGVPKGPERELVLAAAHALGDDSLSVHDRLKAALSPEVEAVLARCPLRELVTASDPMPLLVERERALYGSWYEFFPRSEGTAEQPHGTFRTAARRLKPIADMGFDVVYLPPVHPIGTTFRKGPNNTLTAGPDDVGVPWAIGSPEGGHDAVHPGLGTIEDFDFFVAEADRLGLEIALDFALQCSPDHPWVHKHPEWFRHRPDGSIAYAENPPKKYQDIYSIAFDADMDGLVAETVRILRHWMSHGVRIFRVDNPHTKPVVFWERVIAEVNRKDPDVIFLAEAFTRPAMMHTLAQIGFQQSYTYFTWRNSKQELTEYLTELSGEAAAYMRPNFFANTPDILHEYLQHGGRPAFEVRAVLAATLSPTWGIYSGYELCENTPLRQGGEEYLDSEKYQLRPRDWAAAEREGRTIAPLITRLNTIRRQHPALQRLRNLRFHPTDNDAVLAYSKSTGSDTVVVVVNLDPHHTQEATVSLDMPQLGLDRHAALSVHDELTGETYHWGRTNYVRLTPGRTPAHVLHVGRSTPQIGGPAAS; the protein is encoded by the coding sequence ATGCGCAGGACCCCGGCCATCGGCCGTGTACCGGTACGCGACGTCCGGCCGGCCGTGGAGTGCGGCAGGCGCCCGGCGAAAGCGGTGGCCGGGGAGACTTTCGAGGTCACGGCCACCGTGTTCCGCGAAGGGCATGACGCCGTCGGCGCGAACGTGGTCCTGCGCGATCCCAAGGGCCGCCGCGGCCCCTGGACACCGATGCGGGAACTGTCCCCGGGCAGCGACCGCTGGGGTGCCGAGGTCACCCCCGACTCGACGGGCCGCTGGACCTTCCGGGTGGAGGCCTGGAGCCATCCGCTGGCGACCTGGCGGCACACCGCCTCCGTGAAGGTGCCGGCCGGGATCGACACCGGCCTGGTCCTGGAAGAGGGCGCCGAGTTGTACGAGCGGGCCGCCGCCGGTGTGCCCAAGGGCCCCGAGCGCGAACTGGTCCTGGCCGCCGCGCACGCCCTCGGCGACGACTCCCTGTCGGTGCACGACCGGCTGAAGGCCGCCCTGTCACCTGAGGTGGAGGCGGTGCTGGCGCGTTGTCCGTTGCGGGAGCTGGTCACCGCGTCGGATCCGATGCCGCTGCTGGTGGAGCGTGAACGCGCCCTGTACGGCTCGTGGTACGAGTTCTTCCCGCGTTCGGAGGGCACCGCCGAGCAGCCGCACGGCACCTTCCGCACGGCCGCGCGCCGGCTGAAGCCGATCGCGGACATGGGCTTCGACGTGGTCTACCTGCCGCCGGTCCATCCCATCGGCACGACCTTCCGCAAGGGCCCCAACAACACCCTCACCGCCGGCCCGGACGACGTCGGCGTGCCCTGGGCGATCGGCTCCCCCGAGGGCGGCCACGACGCCGTCCACCCCGGCCTGGGCACCATCGAGGACTTCGACTTCTTCGTCGCCGAGGCGGACAGGCTGGGGCTGGAGATCGCGCTGGACTTCGCGTTGCAGTGCTCACCGGACCATCCCTGGGTGCACAAGCACCCCGAGTGGTTCCGCCACCGCCCCGACGGCAGCATCGCGTACGCCGAGAACCCGCCGAAGAAGTACCAGGACATCTACTCCATCGCCTTCGACGCCGACATGGACGGACTGGTCGCGGAGACCGTGCGGATCCTGCGCCACTGGATGAGCCATGGCGTCCGCATCTTCCGGGTGGACAATCCGCACACCAAGCCGGTGGTGTTCTGGGAGCGGGTCATCGCGGAGGTCAACCGCAAGGACCCCGACGTGATCTTCCTGGCGGAGGCGTTCACCCGGCCGGCGATGATGCACACGCTGGCGCAGATCGGTTTCCAGCAGTCGTACACGTACTTCACCTGGCGCAACAGCAAGCAGGAGCTGACCGAGTACCTGACGGAGCTGTCGGGTGAGGCGGCGGCCTACATGCGGCCGAACTTCTTCGCCAACACCCCCGACATCCTGCACGAATACCTCCAGCACGGCGGGCGGCCCGCGTTCGAGGTGCGGGCCGTGCTCGCCGCCACCCTCTCCCCCACGTGGGGCATCTACTCCGGTTACGAGCTGTGCGAGAACACACCGCTGCGACAGGGCGGTGAGGAGTACCTGGACTCGGAGAAGTACCAGCTCAGGCCACGCGACTGGGCGGCCGCCGAGCGCGAGGGACGCACCATCGCACCGCTCATCACCCGGCTCAACACCATCCGACGGCAACACCCGGCGCTACAGCGCCTGCGGAACCTCCGTTTTCATCCGACCGACAACGATGCCGTGCTCGCCTACAGCAAGAGCACCGGTTCGGACACGGTCGTCGTGGTCGTCAACCTCGACCCGCACCACACCCAGGAGGCAACGGTCTCGTTGGACATGCCGCAACTCGGCCTGGACCGGCACGCCGCCCTGTCCGTGCACGACGAACTGACGGGCGAGACGTACCACTGGGGCAGGACCAACTACGTGCGTCTGACGCCCGGGCGGACACCGGCGCACGTGCTCCACGTCGGGCGATCGACGCCCCAGATCGGAGGGCCCGCAGCGTCATGA
- the treS gene encoding maltose alpha-D-glucosyltransferase: MTVNDPVPDTFEDTPAKDRDPEWFKRAVFYEVLVRSFHDSNGDGIGDLKGLTAKLDYLQWLGVDCLWLPPFFQSPLRDGGYDVSDYTAVLPEFGDLADFVEFVDAAHQRGMRVIIDFVVNHTSDQHPWFQESRKNPDGPYGDYYMWADDDKQYEDARIIFVDTESSNWTFDPVRGQYYWHRFFSHQPDLNYENPAVQEEILAALRFWLDLGIDGYRLDAVPYLYAEEGTNCENLPATHAFLKRVRREIDAMYPDTVLLAEANQWPEDVVDYFGDFRAGGDECHMAFHFPVMPRIFMAVRRESRYPVSEILAKTPAIPSGCQWGIFLRNHDELTLEMVTDEERDYMWAEYAKDPRMRANIGIRRRLAPLLDNDRNQIELFTALLLSLPGSPILYYGDEIGMGDNIWLGDRDAVRTPMQWTPDRNAGFSTCDPGRLYLPTIMDPVYGYQVTNVEASMSSPSSLLHWTRRMIEIRKQNPAFGLGSFTELQSSNPAVLAFLREYGDDLVLCVNNFSRFAQPTELDLRAYDGRHPVELIGGVRFPAIGELPYLLTLQGHGFYWFRLTRVASRIGRRR; encoded by the coding sequence ATGACCGTCAACGACCCCGTACCGGACACCTTCGAGGACACTCCCGCCAAGGACCGGGACCCGGAGTGGTTCAAACGCGCCGTCTTCTACGAGGTCCTCGTCCGCTCCTTCCACGACAGCAACGGCGACGGCATCGGCGACCTGAAGGGCCTGACCGCCAAGCTCGACTACCTGCAGTGGCTCGGCGTGGACTGCCTGTGGCTGCCCCCCTTCTTCCAGTCGCCGCTCAGGGACGGCGGTTACGACGTCTCCGACTACACCGCGGTGCTCCCGGAGTTCGGTGACCTCGCCGACTTCGTGGAGTTCGTGGACGCCGCCCACCAGCGCGGCATGCGGGTGATCATCGACTTCGTCGTGAACCACACCAGCGACCAGCACCCCTGGTTCCAGGAGTCCCGCAAGAACCCCGACGGGCCGTACGGGGACTACTACATGTGGGCCGACGACGACAAGCAGTACGAGGACGCGCGGATCATCTTCGTCGACACCGAGTCCTCCAACTGGACCTTCGACCCGGTCCGCGGCCAGTACTACTGGCACCGCTTCTTCTCGCACCAGCCGGACCTCAACTACGAGAACCCGGCCGTCCAGGAGGAGATCCTGGCCGCCCTGCGGTTCTGGCTGGACCTGGGCATCGACGGCTACCGCCTGGACGCTGTCCCCTACCTCTACGCCGAGGAGGGCACCAACTGCGAGAACCTGCCCGCCACGCACGCCTTCCTGAAGCGGGTCCGCCGCGAGATCGACGCGATGTACCCGGACACCGTGCTGCTGGCGGAGGCGAACCAGTGGCCGGAGGACGTCGTCGACTACTTCGGCGACTTCCGGGCCGGCGGCGACGAGTGCCACATGGCGTTCCACTTCCCGGTCATGCCGCGCATCTTCATGGCCGTGCGGCGCGAATCGCGCTACCCGGTCTCCGAGATCCTCGCCAAGACCCCCGCGATCCCGTCCGGCTGCCAGTGGGGCATCTTCCTGCGCAACCACGACGAGCTGACCCTCGAAATGGTCACCGACGAGGAACGCGACTACATGTGGGCCGAGTACGCCAAGGACCCGCGGATGCGCGCCAACATCGGCATCCGGCGGCGGCTCGCCCCCCTGCTCGACAACGACCGCAACCAGATCGAGCTGTTCACCGCCCTGCTGCTGTCCCTGCCCGGCTCACCGATCCTGTACTACGGCGACGAGATCGGCATGGGCGACAACATCTGGCTCGGCGACCGCGACGCCGTGCGCACCCCCATGCAGTGGACCCCCGACCGCAACGCCGGCTTCTCGACGTGCGACCCGGGACGCCTGTACCTGCCCACGATCATGGACCCGGTCTACGGCTACCAGGTCACCAACGTGGAAGCCTCCATGTCCTCACCGTCCAGTCTGCTGCACTGGACCCGCCGCATGATCGAGATCCGCAAGCAGAACCCCGCTTTCGGTCTCGGCTCGTTCACGGAACTGCAGTCCTCCAACCCCGCGGTCCTGGCCTTCCTGCGCGAGTACGGCGACGACCTCGTGCTGTGCGTGAACAACTTCTCCCGCTTCGCCCAGCCCACCGAACTCGACCTGCGGGCCTACGACGGACGGCACCCGGTCGAGCTGATCGGCGGTGTGCGCTTCCCCGCGATCGGTGAACTGCCCTACCTGCTCACCCTGCAAGGCCACGGCTTCTACTGGTTCCGGCTCACCCGAGTCGCATCCCGCATCGGCCGCCGCCGCTGA
- a CDS encoding maltokinase N-terminal cap-like domain-containing protein, with product MPKTITARPRTAVGTDGPLVSLGALLREWLPRQRWFAGKDRPVTDLTVLSVTELFPGCLHLLVHASHVPVPTPGGTPPPGDCYQLLLGLRPHLAPRLEQAFIGRAQDGPMAGLAVYDALHDPRSAHLLLERLRQPGTAGPLRFEAAPTARVPGGLPPRLLDAEQSNSSIVYGDAYILKLFRRIQPGVNPDLEVPAALAAQGCTRVPAPVAWFTTTGSRPATLGVLQPFLPDATDGWTLALRALAAGDDFTTEARALGRAMAEVHLALAEAFPPAGPGENGRTAEAMRARLDAAAHAVPGLLPYVPGLRAAFGALATCDTGPPAQRIHGDLHLGQVLRAGRDWFVIDFEGEPSRPLAERRAPQSPVRDVAGMLRSFDYAARQRRPWRPEWARRCREAFCAGYAARAGWDPRKKHALLRAHETDRAVYEVLYEARHRPDWLPVPMAAIKRLAVWGG from the coding sequence ATGCCGAAGACCATCACTGCCCGACCGAGGACCGCCGTCGGCACAGACGGCCCCCTGGTCTCGCTCGGCGCGCTGCTGCGCGAGTGGTTGCCTAGGCAACGCTGGTTCGCGGGCAAGGACCGGCCCGTCACCGATCTGACGGTGCTGTCCGTGACCGAGCTGTTCCCAGGGTGCCTGCACCTGCTGGTGCACGCCTCGCACGTGCCGGTGCCCACCCCCGGCGGCACTCCCCCGCCCGGGGACTGCTACCAGCTGCTGCTGGGCCTGCGCCCGCACCTCGCCCCGCGGCTGGAGCAGGCGTTCATCGGGCGCGCCCAGGACGGCCCGATGGCCGGGCTCGCGGTGTACGACGCCCTGCACGACCCGCGCTCCGCGCACCTGCTGCTGGAGCGGCTGCGGCAGCCCGGCACGGCAGGTCCGCTGCGGTTCGAGGCGGCCCCGACGGCCCGGGTGCCGGGCGGACTGCCGCCGCGGCTGCTGGACGCCGAGCAGTCCAACTCGTCGATCGTGTACGGCGACGCGTACATCCTGAAGCTGTTCCGCCGGATCCAGCCGGGCGTCAACCCGGACCTGGAGGTGCCGGCGGCGCTGGCCGCGCAGGGCTGCACCCGGGTGCCCGCGCCGGTGGCCTGGTTCACCACGACCGGCTCCCGCCCCGCCACCCTCGGTGTGCTGCAGCCGTTCCTGCCGGACGCCACCGACGGCTGGACGCTGGCGTTGCGCGCGCTCGCCGCGGGCGACGACTTCACCACCGAGGCCCGCGCGCTGGGCCGGGCCATGGCCGAGGTGCACCTGGCGCTGGCCGAGGCGTTCCCGCCGGCCGGGCCGGGCGAGAACGGCCGTACGGCCGAGGCGATGCGCGCGCGCCTGGACGCCGCCGCGCACGCCGTGCCCGGACTGCTGCCCTACGTACCCGGTCTGCGGGCCGCGTTCGGGGCGCTGGCCACGTGCGACACCGGACCTCCGGCCCAGCGCATCCACGGCGACCTGCACCTGGGACAGGTGCTGCGGGCCGGCCGTGACTGGTTCGTCATCGACTTCGAGGGCGAGCCGTCCCGTCCGCTCGCCGAGCGGCGCGCTCCCCAGTCCCCGGTGCGGGACGTCGCCGGGATGCTGCGCTCCTTCGACTACGCGGCCCGGCAGCGCCGCCCCTGGCGACCCGAGTGGGCGCGCCGCTGCCGGGAGGCGTTCTGCGCGGGCTACGCGGCCCGCGCCGGCTGGGACCCACGCAAGAAGCACGCGCTGCTGCGCGCGCACGAGACGGACAGGGCGGTCTACGAGGTGCTGTACGAGGCGAGACACCGGCCCGACTGGCTGCCGGTACCGATGGCGGCGATCAAGCGTCTCGCCGTGTGGGGAGGCTGA